TACAAACTTGATTCGGGTCTTGTGAGGATTTCCGGATGCTGGAAATtaggttccaaggtttatgggctaacgTTGAAGCAAGAATCTTCGGTTATGTTGAGTTGACAGACTTATATGGATAGGGGACCACCTCCGGGtatatgcatggtaaggttacacagtgCTTGGAtgactttggaacgactcttggcacgttcaaggatgaacgtatgtttaagtgagggagaatgtaatgacccaaccggtcattttgagcgttTTCATTCCATTCGATGGttcgagggcatgagtagctttctatgaggtattatgacttggaAGAATAATTATCatcttagaagctttaagttggacgagttgaccaagtttgaattatgtgtatttgaccccgaaccggagttttgatggttccgttaggtccgaatggtgattttggacttggacgtatgtccgattttgcatttggatatttctagaaggtttcagcactaattggcaaaacttgaaaatttgaaggtttagaatgtTCATAAGTTGCAGCTTTTCACACTACCAGCGGTAAACAGCTAAACAACAACTACTACGCCTCAGTCCCAACAAGTTGGAGTTGGCTATAGGAATCATCACGTCTATCTTTAAGCTCAACTCATGGTAACAgcagtaaaaaatattttaaatttatgatCAATTTTTTCGGTACAAAATAATTTCACCAAGTAACTACATAATTTAACACCTTGATTAGATTGCCCGTTCAACTTAAAATAGTTTTATCAACAATACTATACAGAATCTCTAAAGTTGTGATCCTAACCGGGAACCCATTGATCTAAGATCCTGATTGAGCTTTAGCGAGCATTGTCTGTACTGTTGCAACAGAATCCACCGTGGACTTCAGTAACCAACTGATTCCTACTTTCACTCGGTGCTTATCTGTTGGTAATCTGATCAAATAAGCTATTTTTCTTGCAGTATGACCAACAAAACCTTCCAAGGTCAGCCCATCAGTGAAACTTGGTGAAACAGCAGCATCACACCTGCCAAGGGTCATCATCTCACCTAAATTTTGATATCTAAAAGGCAACAGTGGACGGTCATTAATTGCGGCCCACAAATTCCAACCAGCAAAATCTGCTTGCTGGAAAGCAACTTGTGCAGTAGCCGGTAGCACCTTCCCATTTTCGTCCCTTAACGCAGAAGAGTCACCAACAGCAAATATACGAGGATGACCCTTGACACGGAGAGTTTCATCAGTTTCTGCTTGTCCCCTAACATTCAGAGGAATGTTGTAAGGTTTATCACTAGGTTCCAACTCAGGAAGTAGTGGCTTAGATCCAATAGTCCATAAAACTATATCTGCAGTTATGATCTGACCCTCTAAGCCCCTTTCAGCAGGCTGCAATTCAAGTATTACACTCTCAGAATGATCAGCTGCTGAGTCCGTACTTTTAGATTCAGTATCAGAGGTCTGATACTCGACTCCTTGTTTTATGCACCGGACAAAATAACCAAGTAGAAGTTGAACTTTCCTGGACAAAAGTACTTTTAGTGCTGCTTCCCTATTTCCTGCCGGAGCATTTGGTAAGACTGTCTTTTCAACATTAATTGCTTGTACAATTCCCTTTTCTTGCAACCTTTCTGATATCGTGGCAGCTAATTCCACTCCGCCATAACCACATCCAACCACCGCTACTCGTATTGCAGAGTCCTTACCAAAGTTCTCGCGCTCTAATTCCCTTAGCTTTTTATCAACCCTAAGAGCATCCTCTAGGGTATAAAATGGCAAGGCATAATCTGCAGCACCTGGTACGATATCAAGTTTGGCCTCAGCTCCTATAGCAAGGACCAACCAGTCATATTCTATTAGGAGACCGCTTTCGAGATGAACAGTCCCTGCTGTAGGTGCATTAGTTCCTAAATGGTCACATGGATATAGGCATTTTACCCTGTCTTTGAGGAACCGCACGTCGGTATTGGCAAGCAAGTCCGAGAACTGTGGAGCAATTTCCCATGTCTCAACTTCTCCAGAGAGAAGTTCATACAACAATGGCTTAAAAATGAAACGTTCTGACTGGTCTATGAGGACTACCTGTGGTTTCTTGTCATCAGGCCAAACAAGTGATTCTAACCTCAGTGCTGTATAAAGACCACCAAATCCACCACCTACTATGCAGACCCTTGGCCTCTTGTTATCAGACCACATATAATTAAGATGTGGAGCATCGGCTGCAGCAGGAGCTTCCATGGTGCTTCCGAATCCTGCGGTGGTACTCAAGGCAACAGTGTGTAGTGACCTATTCCTCTTTGAGCTACCAGAACGCCACGAACTGCTCCAAATCTTGGGTAACTTAGCTGAACGTGTCTTTCCCCATCGTATTTGGCGGCAGCTGAGTAGTGCAATTGTTGCTGAAGCAGAACATGCAAGAGCGCACTCCATTGAAGCAATTGGATATCTGATAGTAGCAGGTGCAAAAAATAGCTAAGTCAAGAATTTCGCTAAGGTTGATCAATCTTTGAGGAAGTAAATACAAAATTTCTTCGATGAATGGGTGCACTGATAATTTTAAATCAAACTATGTAATATTTGCTAAGTTGTAAAACACTTGTAATAGAACTAACAATATAAATCAAATACTAGTGAAAGGTTTTATATCCAGGAATTATTTTATAGTAGACTTATCAGAAATAGTATTAAATGCTTTTCTTTGTACATAAAACACTATGCAACCATCTAAAAGTTCATTATTCATTTGATTCTGCAAGTCATTCTTAACAAACTTCATTGTAAAAAAAgctcttttaatggatgcagtgGCGATTAACGAACTTTTTTTTGTTACTTTGCGAAAATATTTCCCCAATTACATTGAAATTTCAAACTGGAATAATTAAAAAAGGGGTATCACACTTATTAAAAACATACTTACCAAAACACTTAATTTATCAAGCTCTCAATTCCTTTTCTCTAACAAGTAAAGCAGTTTTTTATTGAACCATCAACATTTATCAATTCACTGATTTATAGGATATCGTTCGATAACCAGAAGGAAAAAGAAAGTAAAAGCACATTTCACCCACAAATCAAACTCGTAAGACTTTCAGATAGATATATTTCTTTGGTTAGTTACCAGTTATTTACCAGCCTATTTATAGTTATGGTGAATAACTAGAGCAATAAATAAGTAGAGTTGAGCTAAAGTAAAATTGAATATATTACTGTGAGGTTCTCTCCGAAAGGCAAGATGAACGTATAGTCTCTGCCTAAAGAGAGAATAGAACAGAATCGAACCTCAACGGAGACTGCCGGAGAATCGAACCAGCTTCACAGCGTCCGGCGACGGCGAGACTCGACAGTTTCCGGCGAGTTGCGCCTGCTGAGCAGTGGCGAAAggttccttctttttttttcaaaagaatTTATCGCATTTTGACATCCTTCACCGCTGGCCGCTGTGTCACCACTCACCTGTTTCAGCTGTGTGTAAAGTAATATTTCACTTGAGTAAAATTTTCAGTAAAAAGTGTTCAATTGATCACTCTTTTAACCCTGGGTTCAAATGCGTTTGAGTGATCCACTCGGTTCCACGTTATTTGGGTAGAAATGACACTGATAGCCGATTTAAAGAACTCTTATTTAAGAATTAGCCAATGCATCccgaattttaattttttagttaAAATATTTAGGACAAAAATATCATGAATTGTCCTAAAGTTGAGACTAttagtttaaaatttcaagacaaaataagtactgactaatctctaaatagtattgtaagcatttaaattttattagacttaaatccaataaaataatTTGTACTATATGTTAAATACATTAGTTCAAATAAGCactatgggctaatataattagattaaatacataatttaatatatatggattaaataaataggTCCAAattcattgggctagcccatttagttGGGCTACAAATGATGAGCCCATTTCTTTAGACCCAAGATATcatcctagaggcccagtttggtgccacacGTGAAATAACGTGGCAAGCCAAGTCaagcggaagagccaataggatcgtgccacgtgtcaaaattaCAAGgccatgccaagtcaaattaaaagacCAATGAAATCGTGCCACGcgtcaaaatgacaaggccatGCCAAATCAAATTAAAGGGCCAATGAAATCGTGCCACGTGTGCatgtgacatgttctggccaatcaaatgcggccttgtcacacttcaatttgattggtcggaaagagtttgttcttatcataactcttccctcctacaactataaataggggtcttcataactcagagAGGAcatcagaagttataacaagaagcaagagggagctcgtggatcaaacgctgcagatttctctaaaagctacaagcatccaagtgttctaaggattaaaagatcaagacgaagattcaagaacaagctgcaagcccttggattaaaaatacgtcaagatcaagatcaGGCCTCAAacacttggattaaaataaattaaaattcaagattaagctcaaAGGCTCtattatttactattgaaaagaagaatgagaggattcatagagattgtacactcaaattacttgaaataaaatactacgcttgttgcaatatttttcggttttgattattttcttgacgcaaatttattgtctacaaattctggcactcccagtgggacaatctctacctctcatctaaACTTTTCAATCACCGAAGTTCAAGAAcattgaaatggcttcaaagaaattCAACTCCAGTCCAACTTCCACCAAGGTTGCTAATtccaggttctatgctgatgtgaAAAGCGTCCTCGATGTTActtttggaagctttggaccagttacgaggagcaaagcaagctcgttaagacaacaagcaccccaagtgtcatccgtatcaacccctatttttggatcttcatcctcaaaaggagcaagatcttccaTAAACGCACCCAAAagaggaagcgatgttgctgaaaagatcaagaaaactcttgccATGCTTGACCTCTCAGGATCCAAGCACTCTGCTGTGAAGGAAAgtgatgatgcttcaagtgatggatcctccccacttacaccaCATAGCATGAGCCAATCAAAGATCAATCTATGTGAAaatccatgctactctccatcatccacgacaatcatgcaagccatggtgacaaacacttcatctgtggaggagcagttggcaaacttgacggaagcaatcgctggcttgaccaagtacatgcaaaatcaagatgctagaatcgacaaactaacagatagggtgggaatcttgatggaagaagaatccacccatgcacctggcaaACTCCCGGAAGTTCAAGAGATTGATCCTCCCCCACGACAAATTGCATCCACTAAGGAATTCCAGTATCTTcggaagggatgattccaatcaatCGACTAAACGAGTTCATTAAAGGgactataaaaaacaaatatgaagACGCTTCCAGGTCCTCATTTACCTACGCAAAGCCATACACTTCAAGGATCGATATGTTAAAGATGCATgttggctatcaacctccaaaatttcaacagtttgatggcaaaggcagtccaaagcaacatgtggcgcacttcgttgagacatgcaacaatgctgggacttatggagattatcTCATCAAGCAGTTTGTCCGCTCattaaaaggaaatgctttttATTGGTACACAGACCTCGAGGCTGGATCTGTTGATagttgggatcaactagagcaagaaatccccaatcgcttttatagcacgAGACGTACTTtgagtatgatagaacttacaaata
This sequence is a window from Nicotiana tomentosiformis chromosome 5, ASM39032v3, whole genome shotgun sequence. Protein-coding genes within it:
- the LOC104085114 gene encoding alternative NAD(P)H-ubiquinone oxidoreductase C1, chloroplastic/mitochondrial codes for the protein MECALACSASATIALLSCRQIRWGKTRSAKLPKIWSSSWRSGSSKRNRSLHTVALSTTAGFGSTMEAPAAADAPHLNYMWSDNKRPRVCIVGGGFGGLYTALRLESLVWPDDKKPQVVLIDQSERFIFKPLLYELLSGEVETWEIAPQFSDLLANTDVRFLKDRVKCLYPCDHLGTNAPTAGTVHLESGLLIEYDWLVLAIGAEAKLDIVPGAADYALPFYTLEDALRVDKKLRELERENFGKDSAIRVAVVGCGYGGVELAATISERLQEKGIVQAINVEKTVLPNAPAGNREAALKVLLSRKVQLLLGYFVRCIKQGVEYQTSDTESKSTDSAADHSESVILELQPAERGLEGQIITADIVLWTIGSKPLLPELEPSDKPYNIPLNVRGQAETDETLRVKGHPRIFAVGDSSALRDENGKVLPATAQVAFQQADFAGWNLWAAINDRPLLPFRYQNLGEMMTLGRCDAAVSPSFTDGLTLEGFVGHTARKIAYLIRLPTDKHRVKVGISWLLKSTVDSVATVQTMLAKAQSGS